Part of the Gallalistipes aquisgranensis genome, GGGTGCGGGTTTCGTCCCACACGTGGCGGTATAGTTTCGTGACGGGGTCGTAACTGTGTTCGGCCATCAGCAGAAATTGCCGGGCGACATCCTCGAAATCGCGTGTGCGGGCTTCGCCCGTTTCGAAACGGGCGATGTACATGGCGTAGAAGGGAGAGCCCATGTAGAGACCGTCCAGCCACATTTGACGGGGATAGATCAGTTTGTGCCAGAATCCTCCGTCGTGGGTGCGGGGTTGCAGGAGCAGCTGGCGGCGCAGCAGGTCCATCGCCTTTCTGTACTTGGTCTCGCCCGTGTGTTCGTAAACCTGGAAGAGCAGGGTGCCGGGCTTGATGTGGTCGAGGTTGTACTTTTCAAGCACATAGCGGCGGATGTCGCCTTCGTCCGTAATCATCGTGTCGGCGTACCGCAGGACGTAGTCCCACATGGCGGGATCTCCGTACCGGTTGTACACGTCCATGAAGGCATGGATTTCCAGCCCCGTGGTGTAGTTCCACTCGGGAAGTCCTTTCGGGGAGTCTAACAGATAGGGAACCGGGTGGCGCCGCATTTCCGATTCGGCCATGCGGACCGACCAGGGTTTCGTGTCCGGGGGGGGGCTGTCCGTCCGCGAACGGGAACGCGCCCGCTGTCCCGAGTGTCAGCAGGAGTATTCCTGATTTCAACAAGATGTTCATTCGGTTCTGTTTTAGGATGAGTGATTTCGGGTTTTGACCTGTTTCAGGAAGTCGGCCGCAGAGACTTTGTACTGTTCCTTGAAACATTTGCTGAAATATCCCGGGTCGGAGAAGCCCACTTTGTACGCCGCTTCGGAGACGGAGACCTGTCCCGATTCGAGCAGCATCCGTCCCCGGGCCAGACGGTATTCGCGCAGTAACTCGACGGGGGATTTTCCGGTAAGGCTCTTGAGCTTGTTGTACATGGTGGTGCGTCCCAGTCCGACGTGGGAGGCGAGCCGGTCGATCGTCAGTTCCGGGTCGTCCATGTTGTGTTCGATCCATCCGGTCACTTCCTTCAGGAACTCTTCGTCCCGGTCGGTCACGACGATCCGGGCGGGCGACAGATCGACCGTTTTCCGGGGTGTTTCCGTCTCCGGTGACTCCCCGGCAGGGGCGTCTGTCCGCAGGTTCGTGAATTTCTCGAACAGTTTGCGTCGCTGGGCGATCAGATTGTCGATACGGGCCTGGAGCAGTTCGATGCTGAACGGTTTGGTCAGGTAGTCGTCCGCTCCGTAACGCATGGCTTTGAGACGGCTTCCGATGGTCGTCTTGGCCGTGAGCATCACGATCGGGATGTGGCTCGTAGCGAAGTTGTCGCGGATGTGTCCCACCAGTTCGAGACCGTCCATGTTCGGCATCATCAGGTCGGTGACCACGATGTCGGGTTCCTCCTCTCCGATCCGGACGAGGGCTTCGGCACCGTCGGAGGCTTCCGTTACCCGGAACGTCTCCGAAAGTTGGTTGTAGAGGAAGATTCGCAGTTCGCGGTTGTCCTCCACGAGCAGTACGCGGGGTGCGTCGGCCGGGGCGGTCGGTTCGTTCCGGTTCAGCCCGCCGGGAAGATCGTCGCTGAGGGTAAGGTATTCCGATGTGGTGCGGTAGGCGCGGTTTCCGTCCGTAAAGTCGATCTGCTCCATGCTGAAATGGGCATTGCCCATTTTCAGCGTGAGGATGAAACGCGATCCCGCACCGGGACGGCTTTCCACCCGGATCGAACCGTGATGCAGCTCCATGATCTCCTTGCACAGGGCCAGTCCGATGCCGCTGCCCGGACCGGTCCTCATTTTGTTCTCCACCTGTGCGAACGGTTCGAAGATGTAGGACTGTTTCTCCCGGGGAATTCCGATACCCGTATCGCTCACCGTGACGGTGAATTCGGGAGACCCTTCCGGGTGTTCGACCGAAAGGGTGATGCGGCCTCCGTCGGGAGTGAATTTGAAGGCGTTGGCCAGCAGGTTGTTCAGCACGCTTTCGATCCGAGAGCGGTGGATCCATGCCTGCAGGCCGGCGGGCGGAAGGTCGGCCGTCAGTTCGATCCTTCGTTCATGGGCGGAACTTTCGAAGTCGGCCAGTACGCCCCGGGCCAGTTCCGTCACTTCCGTGCGGCTCACCCGCAGCTCCATCTTGTCGCTCATGATCTTGCGGAAGTCAAGCAGCTGGTTGATTAGGTTGAGCATCCGTCCGGCATTCTTGCGGGCCAGCGCGAGGTTGCTTTCGCTGCGGGGGGAGAGCCGTTCCCGTTTCTGTACCTCTTCCATGCCGCCGAGAATCAGCGTAAGCGGGGTGCGCAGTTCGTGGGAGATGTTGGTGAAGAAACGCAGTTTCATTTCGGTCATCCTGCGCTCCATCCGTACGCGGTTGCGCAGGGAGAAGAGCGTGAAGAAGATTTTCCAGCCCGTCCAAAGCAGGATCGTCCCCAGAATGACGTAACCGATGTAGGCCCAGGTGGTTTTCCACGGCGGAGGCAGAATGGTGATGGCCAGCGACCGTTCGTCGTTCATGTTGGGGTTGTCCTCCGCATAGCAGCGGACCTTGAACCGGTAATGCCCGGGCGGGACGTTCGAGTAGGTGGCGCTCCGGATGTTGCCGGCCAGCGTCCAGTCTCTTTGGTATCCCTCCAGAATATAGGTATAGTTGAGCCTCGGCTGCATCCGGTAGTTCAGCGAGGCGTATTCGATCCGGAACAGCGAATAGTCGTAGGGCAGCGTGATGTCCGGGGCTTCGGAGACCGATTGTTTCAGGGGCGAGTCGTCGCCGGGGGAGACCTCCTGGTTCCGGATTTCGAATTTGGTGAAGGTGAGGTGGAAATCCTCTTTCGAGGAGCGGATGCTGTCGGGCGTGATGATGAAGAGCCGGGACGTGCTGCCGAACAGCAGCCGTCCGTCCGGCAGCGAGAGGGCCGTAGCTTCGCTGAACGAGGCGGGGGGAATGCCGTCGTACCGGGAGTAGTTGCTGAATGTCCGGGTCGAGGGATCGAATTTCGAAAGTCCGTTCTCGGTCGAGAGCCAAAGGTTGCCCTTGGCATCCTCCGTGGAGGCGAAGACGAAGTTGCTCGAAAGCCCCTGTCGGGTGGAGTACACCTCGAAACGGGGATGTCCTTCGCCGTCGTATCCCGTGAGCCGGTTCAGCCCGCCTCCGAGCGAAGAGAGCCACACGCGTCCTTTCGAATCGCGCATGATGTGAACGATGTCGTTGCTGCCCAGCGAGAGGGTGTCGCCGGGAATTTTCTGGATGAGGCGGAACTCCATCTCTTCGGGCGTCTGTGTCGGGTCGAAGAGGATGAGCCCCTCGATGGTTCCCATCATCATGCGTCCGTTTCCGTCGGGCAGGATGTAACGGGCCTTCTGTCCGTGGCCGGCGGGAAAGTTCGGGAAACTGTTGCCCGGGTGGAGGAAACGTCCCCGTCCCTCGCCGTCGGGGCCCGGCGGTTCTTCCGATTCGAGCAGGTTGACCGCCCCGCCGTAGGAGGCGAACCACATGCGCCCCTGTCCGTCTTCGGCGATCGAAAAGATCGTCCGGTTGCTCAGGCTGAACGGGTCGTCGTCCCGGTGGCCGAAGTGTGTGAAGCGGAAACGCTCCCCCTCTTTGTGCATCCGGAAAACACCGTTGTCGCGGGTACCGATCCACAGGTCGCCGCGCGAATCCGTCTTCAGCGTATAGATCTGTCCCAACCGGGAAGGGCCTCCCTCTTCCGGGAACCGGTGCAGCTGTCGGAAACGGCTGTCGTAGCAGAACAGGTTTCCCGTCTTCGTGCCGAGCCACAGGTGGCCGTTCCGGTCGCGGCACAGGGCCCGTATCTCGTTGGAAGCCATGTTTTCCGGATGCTTGTCCGGCGCGAGCAGAGAGACCTGCCGCTGGATGATGGTCCCTTTGGTCAGGCCGCGCGAGTAGGTAGAGAGCCAGAGCACGTTGTTGGGGTCTACTTCGAAACAGGTAATGGCGTTCGTCATTCGGGCGGAGGTCTCCCCGGGTGAAGGAACGTTGTAGAAGGGACGCACCTCGTCGCGTTTGCGGTCGTAGTAGCCGAACCCGAAGCGGTTCATCTTGATCCACAGCACTCCGTTGCGCTCCACGATTTTTGTGATGGAGTCGTTGTAGTAGGGGACCGCATTCCGTTCGTGGACGAAATGTTTGTAGTTTTTCGTGCGGGGATCGAACCGGACGATACCCGTGCTGGAGGTCGTCACCCAGACGAGTCCTTTGCTGTCTGCGACCATTTCCCGCAGGCGGCCCGGACAACCGGCGGCCCGTTCTGTCCGTCCGTCGCGCGGGGTGTAGATGACGATACCGGAGCGGGCCGTACCGATGTAGAGGGTTTCGTGGTCGGGCGATTTCTCGAGTGCGGCGATACGGTCGTTCTCGCAGACGTGCAGGCGGGTAACCCGTCCGGTCCGTTTGTCGAGGACGAGCAGCTCGGTACCGGCTCCGAAACAGACGAACCGGTCCATCTCCACGATCGAGGAGACGTCGGACGCACTGGAGAAGAGCGAAATGTCGTAGTCCTTTTCCGAGGGCGAGAGACAGGCGATGCCCGTTTCCGAAACGACCCATATACGGCCGTTTTTCTCTTCGAACAGGCCGGTGATCTTTTTGCCGATCTCCTCGTTGTCGAAATAGTCGGTCACGTTCACCTCGCCGTCGGGCCCGCTCGTCACCCGGATCAGCCCCGCCTCCTCCAGGGCGATCCATGTGTCGTGCCCCGAAGCGTTGAGGTACCTGCTCACCTTGAAACTCGTGCCGGCCAGTTTTTCGGAGGCGCGCACCACGTCCGTAAACTGTTCCCGGTTACGGTCGAAACGGAACAGTTTGTTGTCGTAGGTTGTGACCCAGAGGTAGCCCAGGGCGTCTTCCGTGACTTTGAAGAAACGGTTGTGGGTGAGCGGCGAGCAGTCGCCCGGCAGGGTCTGGTAGTTCTTGAACGTGTACCCGTCGAAACGGCTCAGCCCGTACCACGTGCATATCCACAGAAAACCCTGCCGGTCGTGGTAGATGTCCAGTACGGCATTGTGCGGCAGTCCGTCCAGCGACGAATAGTGCTCGAACACGCATTCGGGCGCGGCGCCTGCGAGACGGAGGGCGGACAGGGCGGAGACGAGGAACAGGAACAATCGTTTCATCGGGAACCGGGTAGCGGGACAAAGATAGGAAAATATTCGGTTTTGTCCCCGGTCCGTCCTCTCCTGCGTCCGTTTTTCGGAGGGGGCAGTCGTTTTTCTTGTCGTTTTCCGAAAAAATAATCGTATTTTTAAACCGTCCGGTCCGTTGGTTCGGACGAAATGATGGATGATGAAAAGGATTTTTTTTCTGATCTTGCCGTTGTTTGCGGCCCTTTCCGGGGCAGGAGCCGCAAGGGAATGGACGACGCTCTGTCCCGCCATAGAACGGGAGATTTCCGTCCCCGCTTTTCCGGACCGTACGTTCAGTATCGTCGATTACGGCGCCGTGCCGGATGACCCGAAGGCGCTCAACCACGGAGCGATCGGCCGGGCGATCGAGGCTTGCCACGAAGCGGGCGGAGGCCGGGTGCTGATTCCTGCGGGTGTGTGGCATACAGGGCCGCTGACCCTGCGGAGCGGAGTGGACCTGCATCTCGAAGCCGGGGCCACGCTGCTGTTTGCTACCGATCCGGCCCTTTATCCTCCCGTGCTGACCCGTTGGGAGGGAATCGACTGTTATAACCTTCATCCGCTGATCTATGCCTATGGGGAGCGGAATATTGCGGTGACGGGGAAAGGGGAGATCGACGGGGGAGCCGGTCCCGACAACTGGTGGTCCATGAAGGGACAGACCCGCTACGGATGGCGGGAGGGGATGGTTTCCCTGCGGACGGGGCGTCCCAAACTGCTGGAATGGAGCGAACGGAACGTGCCCGTGGAGGAGCGGGTGCTGACCCCGGAGGATGGGTTGCGGCCCCAGCTGATCAATTTCTATCGGTGCGAGAACGTGCTGATCGAAGATGTCACGCTGACGCGGTCCCCGTTCTGGGTGATTCATCCGCTGATGTGTACCGGGCTGACGGTGCGCGGGGTACAGATACACACCTTCGGGGGGCCCAACTGCGACGGGTGCGATCCCGAGTCGTGCCGGAACGTGCTGATCGAGAACTGTTTTTTCGATACGGGCGACGACTGTATCGCCATCAAGTCGGGGCGCAACGCCGACGGACGGCGGGCGGGGCTGCCCAGTGAGAACATCATCGTCCGCGACTGCCGGATGAAGAACGGACACGGGGGCGTGGTAATCGGCAGCGAGATTTCGGGCGGTTTCCGCAATCTGTTCGTGGAGCGCTGTACGATGGACAGTCCCGAGCTGGAGAGGGTGATCCGGATCAAAACCAACGATTGCCGCGGCGGTGTGATCGAGAATATCTTCGTGCGGGACGTGGAAGTGGGCCGCTGCAAGGAGGCCGTGCTCAAGGTCAATCTGAATTACGAGCCGGAAGAGAAGTGTTCGCGGGGCTATTTCCCCGTGGTGCGCAACATCCGTATGGAGCGTGTACATTGCGGGGAGAGCCGGTATGGCGTATTGATAGATGCCTATGCCGACCGGCTGAACGTCTCCGACATCCGCATCGAAGAGTGCCGCTGGGACCGTGTTCCGGAAGGAAACAGGGTGATCGGGCAGACCCGGAACATCGAGTACCGGAATCTGCGGATCGACGGGAAAGCAGTGGAGTGACTTACCGTTCGAAATAGGGTTTCACGATGCCGAACAGCACATAGGCGACCGCAAGCGTGACCACGATATTGAAGAGCTGGGCCGTCATGAAGGCCTTGAACGGACGCCGGTTTTCGCGCGAGAAGATGTCGCGGAAACGGGTTTCGAGTCCGATGCAGACGAATGCGATGCTGAAAAGCGTGTTGCTGAACCCTTTGGTTACCTTGCCTGCCGCTTGGGCCGTCTCCGCATCGAGCAGGAAGCTGAAGACGAGCGAGGCCAGGACGAATCCGACCACGAATTTCGGAAAGCGGGCCCAGATCACGCCGAGTGTGGGCTTCTCCTCGCGCTCCTGACCGCTGTACGACCAGTAGAGCGAAATGGCGAAGGCGGCCAGTCCGAGCAGTACGTTCTGGGACGACTTGACGATGATGGCCGTCTGGGCCGCCTGCTCTCCGAGCATGGTTCCGGAGGCGGCGACAGCGCCCGTCGTGTCGATCGTGCCGCCGAGCCAGGCACCCGCCACCTCCTGGCTGAGCCCCATCAGCTCGGCGAGCCACGGCATCACGTACATCATCGGGACGGCGCAGACCAGCACCAGGGAGATGATGTAGGAGAGTTTTTTGTTGTCGCCGCGGATGGCGCCGCAGGTGGCGATGGCTGCCGATACACCGCAGATCGACACGGCGCTCGAAAGCATCGTGGACATCTGGCGGTCGACACCCATCCGGCGCGAAATCCAGAACGCGAAATACCAGACCGTGACCACTACCGCGAGCGCCTGGATCAGTCCGTAGGCTCCCGACTGCATCACGCTGTCGAACAGGATGGTCGAGCCGAGGCAGATGATACCTATTTTAATATAGAATTCACTTTGAACGGCCGGTTTGATCCATTCGGGTACGCGGCCGATGTTGCTTATGAGAAGTCCGAAGATCACCGAGAAGAAGACCGGTTCGAATCCCCATTCCTTGATGATCGGAATGGACGACACGGCCGACGAGAGGACGGCGATGCCGAAAATGGCC contains:
- a CDS encoding YeiH family protein, with the protein product MTKRSADRVQKNIRPLLSEEWIIVCAGGLLLLFSVIFPHLMPAMPRTLGNAAAWIDALYLFAVILTVIAGCQFVLRRPVRGLPLSLLAIFGIAVLSSAVSSIPIIKEWGFEPVFFSVIFGLLISNIGRVPEWIKPAVQSEFYIKIGIICLGSTILFDSVMQSGAYGLIQALAVVVTVWYFAFWISRRMGVDRQMSTMLSSAVSICGVSAAIATCGAIRGDNKKLSYIISLVLVCAVPMMYVMPWLAELMGLSQEVAGAWLGGTIDTTGAVAASGTMLGEQAAQTAIIVKSSQNVLLGLAAFAISLYWSYSGQEREEKPTLGVIWARFPKFVVGFVLASLVFSFLLDAETAQAAGKVTKGFSNTLFSIAFVCIGLETRFRDIFSRENRRPFKAFMTAQLFNIVVTLAVAYVLFGIVKPYFER
- a CDS encoding glycoside hydrolase family 28 protein; amino-acid sequence: MKRIFFLILPLFAALSGAGAAREWTTLCPAIEREISVPAFPDRTFSIVDYGAVPDDPKALNHGAIGRAIEACHEAGGGRVLIPAGVWHTGPLTLRSGVDLHLEAGATLLFATDPALYPPVLTRWEGIDCYNLHPLIYAYGERNIAVTGKGEIDGGAGPDNWWSMKGQTRYGWREGMVSLRTGRPKLLEWSERNVPVEERVLTPEDGLRPQLINFYRCENVLIEDVTLTRSPFWVIHPLMCTGLTVRGVQIHTFGGPNCDGCDPESCRNVLIENCFFDTGDDCIAIKSGRNADGRRAGLPSENIIVRDCRMKNGHGGVVIGSEISGGFRNLFVERCTMDSPELERVIRIKTNDCRGGVIENIFVRDVEVGRCKEAVLKVNLNYEPEEKCSRGYFPVVRNIRMERVHCGESRYGVLIDAYADRLNVSDIRIEECRWDRVPEGNRVIGQTRNIEYRNLRIDGKAVE
- a CDS encoding hybrid sensor histidine kinase/response regulator transcription factor — protein: MKRLFLFLVSALSALRLAGAAPECVFEHYSSLDGLPHNAVLDIYHDRQGFLWICTWYGLSRFDGYTFKNYQTLPGDCSPLTHNRFFKVTEDALGYLWVTTYDNKLFRFDRNREQFTDVVRASEKLAGTSFKVSRYLNASGHDTWIALEEAGLIRVTSGPDGEVNVTDYFDNEEIGKKITGLFEEKNGRIWVVSETGIACLSPSEKDYDISLFSSASDVSSIVEMDRFVCFGAGTELLVLDKRTGRVTRLHVCENDRIAALEKSPDHETLYIGTARSGIVIYTPRDGRTERAAGCPGRLREMVADSKGLVWVTTSSTGIVRFDPRTKNYKHFVHERNAVPYYNDSITKIVERNGVLWIKMNRFGFGYYDRKRDEVRPFYNVPSPGETSARMTNAITCFEVDPNNVLWLSTYSRGLTKGTIIQRQVSLLAPDKHPENMASNEIRALCRDRNGHLWLGTKTGNLFCYDSRFRQLHRFPEEGGPSRLGQIYTLKTDSRGDLWIGTRDNGVFRMHKEGERFRFTHFGHRDDDPFSLSNRTIFSIAEDGQGRMWFASYGGAVNLLESEEPPGPDGEGRGRFLHPGNSFPNFPAGHGQKARYILPDGNGRMMMGTIEGLILFDPTQTPEEMEFRLIQKIPGDTLSLGSNDIVHIMRDSKGRVWLSSLGGGLNRLTGYDGEGHPRFEVYSTRQGLSSNFVFASTEDAKGNLWLSTENGLSKFDPSTRTFSNYSRYDGIPPASFSEATALSLPDGRLLFGSTSRLFIITPDSIRSSKEDFHLTFTKFEIRNQEVSPGDDSPLKQSVSEAPDITLPYDYSLFRIEYASLNYRMQPRLNYTYILEGYQRDWTLAGNIRSATYSNVPPGHYRFKVRCYAEDNPNMNDERSLAITILPPPWKTTWAYIGYVILGTILLWTGWKIFFTLFSLRNRVRMERRMTEMKLRFFTNISHELRTPLTLILGGMEEVQKRERLSPRSESNLALARKNAGRMLNLINQLLDFRKIMSDKMELRVSRTEVTELARGVLADFESSAHERRIELTADLPPAGLQAWIHRSRIESVLNNLLANAFKFTPDGGRITLSVEHPEGSPEFTVTVSDTGIGIPREKQSYIFEPFAQVENKMRTGPGSGIGLALCKEIMELHHGSIRVESRPGAGSRFILTLKMGNAHFSMEQIDFTDGNRAYRTTSEYLTLSDDLPGGLNRNEPTAPADAPRVLLVEDNRELRIFLYNQLSETFRVTEASDGAEALVRIGEEEPDIVVTDLMMPNMDGLELVGHIRDNFATSHIPIVMLTAKTTIGSRLKAMRYGADDYLTKPFSIELLQARIDNLIAQRRKLFEKFTNLRTDAPAGESPETETPRKTVDLSPARIVVTDRDEEFLKEVTGWIEHNMDDPELTIDRLASHVGLGRTTMYNKLKSLTGKSPVELLREYRLARGRMLLESGQVSVSEAAYKVGFSDPGYFSKCFKEQYKVSAADFLKQVKTRNHSS
- a CDS encoding glycoside hydrolase family 88/105 protein; this encodes MAESEMRRHPVPYLLDSPKGLPEWNYTTGLEIHAFMDVYNRYGDPAMWDYVLRYADTMITDEGDIRRYVLEKYNLDHIKPGTLLFQVYEHTGETKYRKAMDLLRRQLLLQPRTHDGGFWHKLIYPRQMWLDGLYMGSPFYAMYIARFETGEARTRDFEDVARQFLLMAEHSYDPVTKLYRHVWDETRTQFWADKTTGLARHSWGRAIGWYLIGIVDALDYIPEGTKGRREMIEIFRNLYRELPRYADRQTGMWYQVLELPDRAGNYQEATCSAMITYAMLKGIRMGYLDASLLPQAKKNYENLVKTFIRENPDGTISLTRCCEVAGVGGVGTNATRSGTFDYYINEKIRDNDPKGVGPFIWASLEYEAL